The following coding sequences are from one Methanohalophilus halophilus window:
- a CDS encoding YkgJ family cysteine cluster protein, translating to MQIALISKELAQARSDLSAVEAYPFEELVDIIKDVGFECSRCTRCCTRDYNDHVFLLEKDVERIEMIDPSKITPAPYFDYCDNKGNFYVQGYALTYKNDGTCVFLGEDGLCTIYKQRPAICSIYPYMLNREPDKRGKLLWRHVAGLNEHGYYHCEMTEKGAMYMAKDVVEYETGFLQHRIDFLTTLLSHFRENKLKPSQRQYERQMKKYNSGKEIVVNIYHCGQFHTHRIADRS from the coding sequence ATGCAGATAGCTTTGATAAGTAAAGAGCTCGCACAGGCCAGATCAGACCTTTCTGCTGTAGAGGCATATCCTTTTGAAGAACTGGTTGATATAATCAAAGATGTGGGTTTTGAATGCAGCAGGTGTACACGCTGTTGCACCCGTGATTACAATGATCATGTTTTCCTGCTGGAGAAGGATGTTGAGAGAATCGAGATGATCGATCCTTCAAAAATCACACCTGCACCTTATTTCGATTACTGTGATAACAAGGGCAATTTCTATGTACAGGGGTATGCCCTGACCTACAAGAATGACGGCACCTGTGTTTTCCTGGGAGAAGATGGCCTCTGTACCATATACAAACAGAGGCCCGCAATATGCAGCATATATCCGTATATGCTCAATCGTGAACCCGACAAAAGGGGTAAACTCCTGTGGAGACATGTGGCCGGATTGAATGAACACGGTTACTACCACTGTGAAATGACTGAGAAGGGTGCCATGTATATGGCAAAAGATGTGGTGGAATATGAAACCGGTTTCCTGCAGCACCGAATAGATTTCCTTACTACCCTGCTCTCCCATTTCAGGGAAAATAAACTCAAACCTTCCCAGAGACAGTACGAAAGACAGATGAAAAAATACAATTCAGGAAAAGAAATTGTCGTTAACATCTACCACTGCGGACAATTTCATACTCACCGTATTGCAGATAGAAGTTAA
- a CDS encoding TIGR04013 family B12-binding domain/radical SAM domain-containing protein — translation MDINLRWHRKNSYSLAALYPLLENAGFVRHPVEGIMVYSFSTSQKSGIFAEVSSSNTDSVYIAGGPHPSGSVEETLEFFDYVVIGEGEETLPQLVDTLQIDGDVSKVAGIAYKTNGRIVHTAARQPVNLDDYPCFDCDGPRSPIEISRGCPWNCKYCQTPRLFGHKMRHRSIDSIVRHARCYNELRFTSSNAFAYGSDGIHPRLDKVEKLLSSLAKLEGRNIYFGTFPSEVRPEFVSKDALNLVDKYCTNKSISLGGQSGSDRILWQIRRGHSSADIFNAVELCVDKAIVPMVDFIFGFPGENEEDQRITLDMINWIISKGGKVRAHYLTPLPSTPYENIVPAPIEPNVNKLLGKLALDGKLTGKWA, via the coding sequence ATGGATATAAATCTCCGGTGGCATCGAAAGAACTCATACAGTCTGGCTGCTCTTTATCCCTTACTTGAAAATGCAGGTTTTGTCAGGCATCCGGTTGAAGGTATAATGGTGTACAGTTTTTCCACCTCACAAAAATCCGGCATATTTGCGGAAGTATCCTCTTCAAACACCGATTCTGTTTATATAGCAGGAGGGCCGCACCCATCAGGATCAGTGGAAGAAACTCTTGAGTTTTTTGATTATGTGGTGATCGGAGAGGGAGAAGAAACCCTGCCACAACTTGTGGATACCCTGCAGATAGATGGAGATGTTTCAAAAGTAGCCGGGATTGCCTACAAAACAAACGGCAGAATTGTGCACACGGCTGCCCGGCAACCGGTAAACCTTGATGATTATCCCTGTTTTGACTGTGATGGCCCCAGGTCACCAATTGAAATCAGCCGTGGATGTCCCTGGAATTGCAAATATTGCCAGACTCCCAGGCTTTTCGGTCACAAAATGCGTCATCGAAGTATTGATTCCATTGTTCGTCATGCACGCTGCTACAATGAACTGAGATTCACCTCTTCAAATGCTTTTGCATACGGGAGTGACGGAATTCATCCGAGGCTGGATAAAGTTGAGAAATTACTTTCCTCCCTCGCAAAACTTGAAGGAAGAAATATCTATTTTGGCACTTTCCCCTCGGAAGTGCGTCCTGAATTCGTGTCCAAGGATGCTCTGAACCTGGTAGATAAATACTGCACAAACAAAAGTATAAGCCTGGGTGGCCAATCAGGCAGTGATAGGATCCTCTGGCAAATTCGCAGGGGACATAGCAGTGCAGATATCTTTAATGCCGTTGAGCTTTGTGTGGACAAAGCTATCGTGCCGATGGTGGATTTTATATTCGGTTTTCCCGGTGAAAACGAAGAGGACCAGCGAATCACCCTGGATATGATCAACTGGATAATCAGTAAAGGTGGCAAGGTGCGGGCTCATTATCTGACCCCACTGCCTTCGACTCCCTATGAAAATATAGTTCCTGCACCGATTGAACCGAATGTAAATAAGCTTCTGGGTAAACTGGCACTGGATGGGAAATTGACAGGAAAATGGGCTTAA
- a CDS encoding peptidase U32 family protein produces MPAMKLYVPHVGHMEGLQKLLADPSKIHSVYMAGSPDYIGTGRTNLSAPTLESIAEQTEYAHEKGVKIDMVLNSSCMGGQQLTPEGYRAIGWYLDRLNDIGIDSLTVADPYLIEMIAHEYDMETVVSVLSFVDSPQKAEFYEGLGADTIVVDPVVNRDFGKLEAIRDVTSGDLKLLVNEACLYQCPFRYAHFNFFSHANGPGPKPNVIDDYYYYKCLSLRIRNPEQIIKSPWIRPEDLSEYKHITDMFKIGGRTHFVEWILNNINAYYNESYDGNLLDLLDSIKDLKDTFYVANRDLEGAIEQWEKCDKNCHKCGYCKRLAENIIKIQTEDGNKKLSSIRNPEDI; encoded by the coding sequence ATGCCAGCGATGAAACTCTACGTGCCGCATGTGGGACATATGGAAGGATTGCAGAAATTACTTGCAGACCCATCCAAAATACATTCTGTCTACATGGCGGGTTCACCTGACTATATTGGTACCGGCAGGACAAACCTGAGTGCGCCCACCCTGGAATCCATAGCAGAACAAACCGAGTACGCCCATGAGAAGGGTGTTAAGATCGATATGGTACTCAACAGTTCCTGCATGGGAGGCCAGCAGCTTACACCTGAGGGGTACAGGGCCATCGGATGGTATCTGGACAGGCTCAATGATATAGGAATAGATTCCCTTACTGTGGCAGATCCCTATCTCATAGAAATGATTGCCCATGAATACGACATGGAAACAGTGGTATCCGTACTTTCTTTTGTAGACTCTCCGCAAAAGGCTGAATTCTATGAAGGACTGGGGGCAGACACCATTGTTGTTGATCCCGTGGTAAACAGGGATTTTGGAAAACTTGAAGCCATCAGAGATGTTACTTCAGGCGACCTGAAACTGCTGGTCAACGAAGCGTGTCTTTACCAGTGCCCGTTCAGGTATGCCCATTTCAACTTCTTCTCACACGCCAACGGTCCGGGCCCAAAACCCAATGTCATAGACGATTATTATTATTACAAATGCCTCTCGCTACGCATTCGCAATCCAGAACAGATCATCAAATCTCCCTGGATACGTCCTGAAGACTTGAGTGAATACAAACACATCACGGACATGTTCAAGATCGGCGGAAGAACTCATTTTGTAGAATGGATCCTCAATAACATCAATGCCTACTACAACGAATCCTATGACGGGAACCTTCTGGATCTGCTTGACAGCATAAAAGACCTGAAAGATACATTCTACGTTGCCAACAGGGATCTGGAAGGTGCCATTGAGCAATGGGAAAAATGCGACAAGAATTGCCATAAATGCGGGTACTGCAAGCGTCTGGCAGAAAATATTATTAAAATTCAGACTGAAGATGGAAATAAGAAACTATCTTCCATTCGAAATCCAGAGGACATATGA
- a CDS encoding universal stress protein yields MSYKKMLISIDGSDYSKQVLDAGMEIAKWLDSRIYVVYVVHPGSSLLSNPNSWSPSRRVLEEMGKDAFRKAMAIAKDKGLSCETKMLEGYPSDKIMDFAQRKSVDMIVIGSRGQHSTKEFLLGGVAEKVIRNSKKPVYVVR; encoded by the coding sequence ATGAGTTATAAAAAAATGCTTATTTCCATTGATGGTTCCGATTATTCGAAACAGGTGCTTGATGCGGGAATGGAAATTGCAAAGTGGTTGGATAGTCGTATTTACGTTGTTTATGTGGTACATCCCGGTTCATCACTCCTGTCAAATCCTAATTCCTGGAGCCCTTCTCGCCGGGTGCTGGAGGAGATGGGCAAAGACGCATTCAGGAAGGCAATGGCTATTGCAAAAGATAAAGGGTTGTCCTGCGAGACAAAAATGCTGGAAGGATATCCGTCAGATAAGATCATGGATTTTGCTCAACGTAAGAGTGTTGATATGATCGTCATTGGTTCCAGGGGTCAGCATAGCACCAAAGAATTCCTGCTTGGCGGTGTTGCGGAGAAGGTGATACGCAATTCTAAAAAACCTGTATATGTGGTCCGTTAA
- a CDS encoding DUF5806 family protein, with translation MNRYEKFKKMENKTYSEVNRYLKSTTHLTAREWMIARLCADFKNVSDHSEMTWIGENLPDIVPFAESPYSRQEVSNAHSAFKKKIRRSGTTFFYAYYAGLIGQEEMLSMIHSMIGDIGELLKIEGGELSESHSEEVQLLIAQVLKNINEADGFEY, from the coding sequence ATGAATAGGTATGAGAAATTCAAGAAAATGGAAAACAAGACATACTCTGAAGTCAACAGGTACCTAAAATCTACAACTCATTTGACAGCGCGTGAATGGATGATTGCTCGCCTCTGTGCAGACTTCAAAAATGTATCCGATCATTCGGAAATGACCTGGATAGGTGAAAACCTGCCGGATATTGTGCCATTTGCAGAAAGTCCATATTCCAGGCAGGAAGTATCCAATGCCCATTCAGCCTTCAAGAAAAAAATCAGACGTAGTGGCACAACTTTTTTTTACGCATATTATGCAGGCCTGATAGGCCAGGAAGAAATGCTTTCCATGATCCATAGTATGATAGGGGATATAGGAGAACTGCTCAAGATTGAAGGTGGGGAATTATCCGAATCTCATTCAGAGGAAGTGCAGCTATTGATTGCACAAGTCCTCAAAAATATCAATGAAGCAGATGGATTTGAGTACTGA
- a CDS encoding sugar phosphate isomerase/epimerase family protein: MIGASSFAAPLPELDEYVDSVELYIPKLGVYNGNTLDRERLSSILDELSTCDLETSIHAPYFADVPTYPSDLVVDTAAMDKQDFRLMEESIDLAAEIGSHAVVIHPGIQGGDYEKSFNKMIANLKELAAFASDRGVVLGLENKENTAPDNLCCGAEEVVRAVLEVDSPSLGITFDVGHANLTCRGDCGLLRHFARHFAEHVVHVHVHDNHGECTGDYFGDAHLGPGSGCIDYTVLEELSGFGGIFNLEVFSLDDVIAGRKKLDEIFP; encoded by the coding sequence ATGATTGGTGCATCTTCCTTTGCAGCCCCGCTGCCCGAACTCGATGAATATGTTGATTCTGTTGAACTCTATATTCCCAAGCTTGGTGTATATAACGGGAATACACTGGACAGGGAGCGACTCTCTTCAATACTTGATGAATTATCCACCTGTGATCTGGAGACATCGATCCATGCTCCTTATTTTGCCGATGTACCAACCTATCCTTCTGATCTTGTGGTTGATACGGCAGCCATGGATAAACAGGATTTCAGACTCATGGAAGAGTCCATTGATCTTGCCGCAGAGATAGGGTCCCATGCCGTTGTCATCCATCCCGGTATCCAGGGGGGAGATTATGAAAAATCTTTCAACAAAATGATTGCAAACCTGAAAGAACTGGCAGCCTTTGCTTCGGATAGGGGTGTGGTACTGGGGCTTGAAAATAAGGAAAATACAGCTCCTGATAATCTCTGTTGTGGTGCAGAGGAAGTTGTAAGGGCAGTTCTTGAAGTTGATTCTCCTTCACTTGGTATCACTTTTGATGTGGGCCATGCCAATCTGACCTGCAGGGGGGACTGTGGACTGCTCAGGCATTTTGCTAGACATTTTGCAGAACATGTTGTCCATGTACACGTTCATGATAATCACGGGGAGTGCACGGGTGATTATTTCGGAGATGCACACCTTGGCCCGGGTTCGGGTTGTATCGATTATACCGTACTCGAAGAATTGTCAGGATTTGGTGGAATATTCAATCTTGAAGTCTTTTCCCTGGATGATGTCATTGCAGGAAGGAAAAAATTGGATGAGATATTTCCCTGA
- a CDS encoding DUF126 domain-containing protein, translating into MEPIRIKGRGISKGSAGGEVLLSEDPISFLGNVDPQTGKIVDPEHCLFGKNIAGKVLVFPHGKGSTVGSYVIYQLFKNGVAPVAMVNLECEPIVAVGAIISEIPLVDGLESNPFEMLKDGMNVSVDGNEGWLEIKD; encoded by the coding sequence GTGGAGCCCATTCGGATTAAAGGCAGGGGCATCTCAAAAGGAAGTGCTGGCGGTGAAGTATTGCTTTCAGAAGACCCCATCTCATTTCTGGGCAATGTTGATCCCCAAACCGGTAAAATAGTTGATCCAGAACATTGTCTTTTCGGGAAAAATATAGCTGGCAAGGTATTGGTATTTCCTCATGGGAAAGGCTCGACAGTGGGTTCCTATGTAATATACCAGCTTTTCAAAAATGGTGTTGCTCCGGTTGCAATGGTAAACCTGGAATGTGAACCGATAGTAGCTGTGGGAGCGATCATATCCGAAATTCCTCTGGTTGATGGCCTGGAAAGTAATCCATTTGAGATGCTGAAGGATGGTATGAACGTTAGTGTAGACGGCAATGAAGGCTGGCTGGAAATAAAGGATTAA
- a CDS encoding UbiD family decarboxylase: MTLRDFLDRIRTSGRLTVIKEKVNAEYEAPMIAKNTAGPVLFENINGHRAIMNVLGSRDELGAMLNVNRRDIIQSLSGIQPDGEIRMVDSSPTKEVCVDEVDLYSLPIMTHFEKDGGPYITAGIVVSEYDGVTNASIHRLMVVGKNKLAGRLVPPRHTYLLQKEAENNGDPLPVSIVLGAHPAVAFASTTRVGEGKEFNYAAALMGKPVELFECDNGVKVPHSEIVMEGYIYPEERTAEGPFVDITGTYDLVRQEPVITITKIWHRKDPIYHGILPAGPEHLLMMGVPYEPRIYGAVGEVTKVKNVILTEGGCCYLHAIVQIEKQTEGDAKNAIMAAFAAHTSLKHVIVVDEDIDIFDSDDIEFAMATRVKADSDVMIIPGVRGSSLDPRGASDGTTTKMGIDATKVLAEKEKFERATMPKNIY; this comes from the coding sequence ATGACCCTCAGAGATTTTCTTGACAGGATTCGTACTTCCGGCAGGCTTACCGTAATCAAAGAAAAGGTGAATGCCGAGTACGAGGCACCAATGATTGCAAAAAATACCGCCGGACCGGTCCTTTTCGAGAATATTAATGGCCACCGGGCGATCATGAACGTGCTGGGAAGCCGGGATGAGCTGGGAGCAATGCTTAATGTCAATAGAAGGGACATTATCCAGAGCCTTTCAGGGATACAACCGGATGGTGAAATAAGGATGGTGGATTCTTCTCCTACAAAAGAAGTTTGTGTAGATGAAGTGGACCTCTATTCTCTTCCTATAATGACCCACTTTGAGAAAGACGGTGGTCCCTATATCACGGCAGGAATAGTTGTTTCCGAATATGATGGTGTTACAAATGCCTCGATCCATCGCCTGATGGTTGTAGGGAAAAATAAACTGGCCGGGCGCCTCGTGCCTCCAAGACATACATATCTTCTGCAAAAGGAGGCTGAAAACAATGGGGATCCATTGCCTGTTTCCATAGTACTGGGAGCGCATCCTGCGGTTGCTTTTGCATCCACCACGCGGGTCGGGGAAGGCAAGGAATTTAATTATGCGGCCGCCCTGATGGGAAAGCCCGTGGAACTTTTTGAATGTGACAATGGTGTAAAGGTCCCACATTCTGAAATTGTCATGGAAGGTTACATCTATCCCGAAGAAAGGACAGCCGAAGGGCCATTTGTGGATATCACGGGTACCTATGATCTTGTACGCCAGGAACCTGTCATAACGATTACAAAAATATGGCACCGTAAAGACCCCATATATCATGGAATATTACCCGCAGGTCCTGAACACCTGTTGATGATGGGTGTTCCCTATGAACCCCGTATTTACGGGGCTGTCGGGGAAGTTACAAAGGTAAAAAATGTAATTCTGACCGAAGGGGGGTGCTGCTACCTTCATGCCATTGTCCAGATTGAAAAGCAGACAGAGGGAGATGCAAAAAACGCCATAATGGCCGCGTTTGCCGCCCACACCAGCCTCAAACATGTGATTGTTGTGGATGAGGATATAGATATATTTGACAGTGATGACATCGAATTTGCTATGGCAACACGTGTGAAGGCGGATTCAGATGTTATGATAATTCCCGGAGTCCGGGGAAGTTCTCTTGACCCCCGTGGAGCATCCGATGGTACAACTACTAAAATGGGTATTGATGCCACAAAGGTTCTGGCAGAAAAAGAGAAATTCGAAAGAGCAACGATGCCAAAAAACATTTACTGA
- the mtrE gene encoding tetrahydromethanopterin S-methyltransferase subunit E, whose product MEPLIGMGVLALMGAAATIAGASEDLESDVGSQSNPNSQVQLAPQMMYPHRIFNKAISGEPPSNALLAAVGGASASVLMSAYSMSVVFAIAVGALIAAGIHGTYCTTAYLGRSASQKRFRQPIYLDMVRSHVPVMMGFAYITTFCILVVSYLMTSVLGHPFPLTLLAFIWGITVGAIGSSTGDVHYGAEREFQNVEFGCGLNAANSGNIVRKAECGLRNGIDNSWFCAKFGGPATGLAFGMVVFLSGWITTIFDPSMGTNIGWLSIFAGLAIILILILWNRRLEVFARNQYGPYKEDEEVTA is encoded by the coding sequence ATGGAACCACTCATAGGAATGGGTGTGTTGGCACTAATGGGTGCAGCGGCAACTATCGCCGGTGCATCGGAAGATCTGGAATCCGATGTCGGTTCTCAGAGTAACCCGAACTCCCAGGTACAGCTGGCACCCCAGATGATGTATCCACACAGGATTTTTAACAAAGCCATTTCAGGTGAACCACCCTCCAATGCCTTACTGGCAGCGGTCGGAGGTGCATCTGCATCGGTGCTTATGAGCGCCTATAGTATGTCAGTGGTCTTTGCCATCGCAGTTGGAGCCCTCATTGCAGCCGGTATACACGGCACATACTGCACAACTGCATATTTGGGAAGGAGCGCAAGCCAGAAAAGATTCAGACAACCCATATATCTTGATATGGTCCGTTCACATGTACCTGTTATGATGGGATTTGCCTATATTACCACATTTTGTATCCTAGTTGTGTCATATCTCATGACATCTGTTCTCGGACATCCTTTCCCGCTTACCCTGCTTGCATTCATATGGGGTATCACAGTGGGAGCAATCGGTTCTTCTACAGGGGATGTGCACTATGGTGCAGAACGTGAATTCCAGAATGTGGAATTCGGGTGTGGTTTAAACGCTGCAAACTCCGGTAACATTGTAAGGAAAGCAGAATGCGGACTCAGAAACGGTATTGACAACTCCTGGTTCTGCGCCAAATTCGGTGGCCCTGCAACCGGTCTAGCTTTTGGTATGGTGGTATTCCTCAGTGGCTGGATTACTACGATATTTGACCCTTCGATGGGTACCAATATCGGCTGGCTGTCAATATTCGCCGGACTGGCAATCATACTTATCCTGATATTATGGAACCGCAGACTGGAAGTTTTCGCACGTAACCAGTACGGCCCGTACAAAGAAGATGAAGAGGTGACTGCATGA
- a CDS encoding DUF5402 family protein yields the protein MTITNSLLKVRTELEDNLRNLLGIPVYLIELDAFALPCGCSGATINIRGFTVDDIEVFEEHILKFLEEATLKLEIQPSFLFARLIPGTAEVASLNARMLCDSCYRDFARGEGKQPRPDIYILKLEKNK from the coding sequence ATGACAATTACCAACTCCCTATTGAAAGTGCGCACTGAACTTGAGGATAATCTGAGAAACCTGCTTGGAATTCCTGTTTATCTGATTGAATTGGACGCTTTCGCATTGCCCTGTGGGTGCAGCGGTGCTACTATAAATATCAGGGGTTTTACGGTAGATGATATCGAAGTATTCGAAGAACATATCCTTAAGTTTCTGGAAGAGGCTACCCTGAAACTTGAGATACAACCGTCTTTCCTTTTTGCCAGGTTGATACCCGGCACAGCAGAAGTAGCTTCACTCAATGCAAGAATGCTCTGCGACAGCTGCTACAGGGATTTTGCAAGGGGCGAGGGGAAACAGCCCCGTCCTGATATATATATTCTCAAACTAGAAAAGAACAAATAA
- a CDS encoding site-2 protease family protein codes for MGLKRKSSVDPQVKQLIDWMYLQVSPFFRVYEVNYHAGSVYFYGMSRVSRKVIQESLTAQFASRGYNLDIESKLGEEVIAAIPFKQGKDRIWINVVLAIATFFTTMFAGASMFGADVIADPISAFEGLPFTIAIMGVLGSHEMGHYLAARRHGMKTSLPYFIPFPSIIGTMGAVIKHKGMIPDRKSLFDVAVSGPLVGLVASVIVTIIGLMQPPVEFSPLPGSIMIDLQMPPLFAFLQWLMGSSGQTIHPVAFAGWVGMFVTLLNLLPSGQLDGGHAMRAMLGEKAKYISSTMPVVLGLIAIYIGNVMGQNAGIWFFWAILLFLFAAAGHPRPMEDRHELGSRRMLLGIVTFVLGLLCFTPVPFTVVTV; via the coding sequence ATGGGCTTAAAACGGAAATCTTCAGTAGACCCTCAGGTCAAACAGCTTATTGACTGGATGTACCTTCAGGTAAGTCCCTTTTTCAGGGTATATGAGGTGAACTACCATGCCGGGTCAGTCTATTTCTATGGGATGTCACGGGTTAGCCGCAAGGTCATACAGGAATCCCTCACAGCGCAGTTTGCCTCCAGGGGTTACAACCTTGATATCGAATCTAAGTTAGGAGAAGAGGTAATTGCAGCGATTCCCTTCAAACAAGGAAAAGACAGGATCTGGATTAATGTTGTGCTGGCAATAGCCACTTTTTTTACAACCATGTTTGCCGGTGCAAGTATGTTTGGGGCAGATGTAATTGCAGATCCTATTTCTGCTTTTGAAGGATTACCTTTTACTATCGCTATAATGGGTGTGTTGGGTTCACATGAGATGGGACACTACCTCGCAGCTCGCAGGCATGGCATGAAAACTTCCCTGCCCTATTTTATTCCCTTTCCCTCCATAATCGGAACAATGGGGGCGGTTATCAAACACAAAGGAATGATACCGGACAGGAAATCCCTGTTTGATGTGGCAGTTTCAGGCCCTCTTGTAGGGCTTGTGGCTTCAGTAATTGTAACTATCATAGGTTTGATGCAGCCCCCGGTGGAGTTTTCCCCGCTGCCCGGGTCCATTATGATAGACCTGCAGATGCCTCCCCTATTTGCCTTCCTGCAATGGCTAATGGGTTCCAGTGGCCAAACCATTCACCCTGTGGCTTTTGCCGGCTGGGTGGGCATGTTTGTCACCCTGCTCAACCTGCTACCTTCAGGCCAGCTGGACGGAGGGCATGCCATGCGTGCAATGCTTGGCGAAAAAGCGAAATATATTTCTTCTACAATGCCGGTTGTACTCGGATTGATAGCCATTTATATCGGTAATGTAATGGGCCAGAATGCCGGTATCTGGTTTTTCTGGGCGATTTTACTCTTCCTTTTCGCTGCTGCAGGCCATCCCCGGCCAATGGAAGACAGGCACGAACTTGGCAGTAGAAGGATGCTACTGGGAATAGTTACCTTCGTGCTGGGCCTGTTGTGTTTCACGCCGGTCCCTTTCACTGTAGTTACTGTTTAA
- a CDS encoding aconitase X, translating into MYLTPEEERILAGERGPTLQKAMEILVALGDIYEADRLIPIKSAQIAGVSYKTMGDAGLEWISDLEGKVQVPSILNPAGMDLERWQEMGVSAQFAEKQQEIIQAYRSLGIEVQCTCTPYYLQSFSASYGDHLAWSESSAVSYANSVIGARTNREGGPSALCAALVGKTANYGYHLDENRTPELMISVDCELDASDYAVLGYIAGKAAGKRVPLFRMQSTPHRDQLKALGAAMAASGAVALYHVEGVTPESCRKDFELPAEQLTIERKQIDEVYETVSGDGITECDSAAVGCPHCSPEELEDVAAKLEGKVVDNNVWIFTSREVAASNPRLVERIEKSGAKVLCDTCMVVSPATDKFSHMAVNSGKAYAYLPGMCKVAATIANIEKCMEKGGGAHSD; encoded by the coding sequence ATGTATCTCACACCTGAAGAAGAAAGAATACTCGCAGGAGAAAGGGGCCCGACCCTGCAAAAGGCCATGGAAATCCTGGTCGCACTGGGTGATATTTACGAAGCAGACCGCCTGATTCCCATTAAAAGTGCCCAGATTGCAGGCGTCTCCTATAAAACAATGGGTGATGCCGGTCTGGAATGGATATCCGACCTTGAAGGCAAGGTTCAGGTGCCTTCTATCCTCAACCCTGCCGGCATGGATCTTGAAAGATGGCAGGAGATGGGAGTATCTGCCCAATTTGCTGAAAAGCAGCAGGAGATCATCCAGGCATATAGGAGCTTGGGTATAGAGGTCCAGTGTACATGTACGCCTTACTATCTGCAAAGTTTCTCGGCTTCCTACGGTGATCATCTTGCCTGGAGTGAATCATCAGCTGTATCCTACGCCAATTCCGTTATTGGAGCCCGTACCAACCGTGAAGGTGGCCCTTCTGCTCTTTGTGCAGCTCTTGTGGGTAAAACTGCAAACTATGGCTATCATCTGGATGAAAACAGGACGCCTGAACTTATGATCTCCGTGGACTGTGAACTGGATGCTTCGGACTATGCAGTCCTGGGCTATATCGCAGGCAAAGCAGCAGGTAAACGTGTGCCCCTATTCAGGATGCAATCTACACCTCACAGGGACCAGCTCAAAGCTCTGGGTGCTGCAATGGCTGCATCGGGTGCGGTAGCCCTCTATCATGTGGAAGGCGTCACTCCTGAAAGTTGCAGGAAAGATTTCGAGCTGCCCGCAGAACAATTGACGATTGAAAGAAAGCAGATAGATGAAGTTTATGAAACAGTATCAGGTGATGGAATTACAGAATGTGACAGCGCTGCTGTGGGTTGTCCTCACTGTTCACCGGAAGAACTGGAAGATGTTGCTGCAAAGCTTGAAGGTAAGGTCGTGGACAACAATGTCTGGATATTTACTTCAAGAGAAGTTGCTGCGTCCAATCCCAGGCTTGTAGAACGTATCGAGAAAAGTGGTGCAAAGGTTCTCTGTGACACATGTATGGTGGTCTCCCCGGCAACCGATAAGTTCTCTCACATGGCAGTAAATTCCGGAAAAGCCTATGCCTACCTGCCCGGAATGTGCAAGGTCGCCGCAACAATTGCCAATATTGAAAAGTGCATGGAAAAAGGGGGTGGAGCCCATTCGGATTAA